The following proteins are co-located in the Oceanispirochaeta sp. genome:
- a CDS encoding histidine triad nucleotide-binding protein → MVETIFDKIIAGDLPADKVYEDENVLAFRDINPQAPIHILVVPKKKVKDFIEIQHNDTTQTGIFFNAVSKVASVMGLEESGYRIVLNCGKNGQQTVEYLHAHILGERKMNWPPG, encoded by the coding sequence ATGGTAGAAACAATTTTTGACAAGATCATTGCCGGGGATCTTCCAGCGGATAAGGTTTATGAGGATGAGAATGTCCTGGCATTTAGGGATATTAATCCTCAAGCACCGATTCACATCCTGGTAGTACCTAAGAAAAAAGTGAAAGATTTTATTGAAATCCAGCATAATGACACGACTCAGACCGGAATATTTTTTAATGCAGTTTCTAAGGTTGCCTCAGTAATGGGACTGGAAGAGAGTGGATACAGGATTGTGTTGAACTGTGGTAAGAATGGGCAGCAAACCGTTGAATACCTCCATGCGCATATATTGGGCGAAAGAAAAATGAATTGGCCTCCAGGCTGA
- a CDS encoding adenosylcobalamin-dependent ribonucleoside-diphosphate reductase, protein MSEFKWNQKLSEEIFKAKYMLHGEKTPEEVFKGISREIASTESKENRGKIEEQFYNQLISGKLIPAGRILANARPDSPMKNYNNCFTIDIEDSMTGIYDSLKEDAMISKMGGGVGFDISKLRPKGTTLSKGGQASGVISFLRIFDQSAKTIITGGHRRSAHIALLDISHPDIEEFITIKQGDRNKELTQFNISVKVSDNFIKAVEDDSDWNLVFNGEVFKTVKARYLYDLVTKNSFIHNEPGIFNQDLIEKYNNGHWAFKMDRVNPCGELVMPAYSLCCLSAVNLSKFVNKPFTDKAEFDFEDFKMTVKTAVRFLDNVLDRTDYPLEKIETFSKQWRRIGLGFTALGNTFTMMKIKYGSAASLKISEEIAKALRDTSYNASADLAAEKGAFPACDIPRLLEANFIKGLPQDILKKIEKNGMRNIQLNTVAPTGTTSLSVGQNCSSGIEPIFALQYDRSVRTGVDDETRTETIYDYSWMEYLALHENTERSGAPDYFVTTVDIEPKKAIDIQAIFQKYSDHSISKTLNLPPGTSFEEYKDLYMYAYKQGLKGFTTFNPDGSMKGILEYSEKKDNQTIKRVLAPERPMDLPCEIHQIKVKGNKYIILVGILNGSLYELFAIDDPQDHIDMKKYKEGIVRKSGKGRYDLHIESGPVSATMKDFTKTFDSPNGSLARFLSMALRHGTPLQFIIEQLSKDTNFEDFERALSRVLKRYIIDGEEVIAGENKCEECDGKLVFRDGCVTCPECGWSKCS, encoded by the coding sequence ATGAGCGAATTCAAATGGAATCAAAAACTAAGTGAAGAAATATTCAAGGCCAAGTATATGCTTCATGGCGAAAAAACGCCGGAAGAAGTCTTTAAGGGAATATCCCGTGAAATAGCCTCTACTGAATCAAAAGAAAACAGAGGAAAAATAGAAGAGCAATTTTATAATCAGCTTATCAGCGGTAAACTGATTCCTGCCGGGCGGATACTGGCCAATGCCAGGCCAGATAGTCCCATGAAAAATTATAATAACTGTTTTACAATTGATATTGAAGATTCCATGACCGGAATTTACGATTCACTCAAAGAAGACGCCATGATCAGCAAGATGGGAGGGGGGGTTGGTTTTGATATCTCCAAACTGAGGCCCAAAGGTACGACCCTGTCCAAGGGCGGTCAGGCTTCAGGAGTCATTTCTTTTTTAAGAATTTTTGACCAGTCAGCCAAAACGATTATCACTGGTGGACATCGCCGATCGGCCCACATCGCTCTGCTGGATATATCACATCCCGATATTGAAGAGTTTATCACTATTAAACAGGGAGACAGAAACAAGGAACTGACTCAGTTTAATATTTCAGTCAAAGTATCAGATAATTTTATCAAGGCAGTTGAGGATGACAGTGACTGGAATCTGGTTTTTAACGGAGAAGTATTCAAAACGGTGAAAGCCCGTTACCTCTATGATCTGGTAACCAAAAACTCTTTCATCCACAATGAACCCGGGATTTTTAACCAGGATCTCATCGAAAAATATAATAATGGTCACTGGGCTTTTAAAATGGACAGGGTCAATCCCTGCGGAGAACTGGTGATGCCAGCCTATTCCCTCTGTTGTCTCTCTGCGGTCAATCTGTCAAAGTTTGTAAACAAACCCTTTACAGATAAGGCAGAATTTGATTTTGAAGACTTTAAAATGACCGTAAAAACGGCCGTCCGCTTCCTGGACAACGTGTTAGACCGCACTGATTACCCCCTGGAAAAAATAGAAACTTTTTCAAAACAATGGCGCCGGATTGGACTGGGTTTTACGGCACTAGGTAATACCTTTACCATGATGAAAATCAAATACGGCAGTGCGGCCTCTCTTAAAATATCCGAGGAAATAGCCAAGGCCCTCAGAGATACGTCCTATAATGCCAGTGCGGATCTTGCGGCAGAAAAGGGTGCCTTCCCTGCCTGTGATATACCCAGATTGCTGGAAGCAAACTTCATCAAGGGATTGCCTCAGGATATTCTCAAAAAAATAGAGAAGAACGGAATGAGGAATATTCAGCTCAATACTGTTGCACCGACTGGAACGACCTCACTTTCTGTGGGACAAAATTGTTCTTCCGGGATTGAACCCATTTTTGCCCTCCAGTATGACCGCAGCGTCAGGACAGGAGTAGATGATGAAACAAGAACCGAAACCATTTATGACTACTCCTGGATGGAGTACCTGGCACTCCATGAAAATACAGAGAGATCAGGGGCACCCGATTACTTTGTAACAACAGTCGATATAGAGCCCAAAAAGGCCATAGATATTCAGGCAATATTTCAGAAATACAGCGATCACAGTATTTCAAAAACCTTGAATCTCCCTCCCGGCACAAGCTTTGAAGAGTACAAAGACCTTTATATGTATGCCTATAAGCAGGGTCTGAAGGGATTCACCACATTTAATCCCGATGGAAGCATGAAAGGAATTCTGGAATATTCGGAAAAGAAGGACAATCAAACCATTAAAAGGGTGTTGGCTCCGGAAAGACCGATGGATCTACCCTGTGAAATTCATCAGATCAAGGTTAAGGGAAATAAATACATTATCCTTGTAGGAATTCTCAACGGCAGCCTCTATGAGTTATTTGCCATTGATGATCCGCAAGATCATATAGATATGAAAAAATACAAAGAAGGGATTGTCAGAAAATCCGGAAAGGGCCGATATGATCTGCATATAGAATCCGGACCGGTTTCCGCAACGATGAAAGACTTTACCAAAACTTTTGATTCACCCAATGGGTCATTAGCCCGTTTTCTTTCCATGGCACTCCGTCACGGTACTCCTCTGCAGTTTATCATCGAGCAACTGTCCAAGGATACGAATTTTGAAGATTTCGAACGGGCTCTGTCTAGAGTTTTAAAACGCTATATTATTGATGGAGAGGAAGTGATTGCCGGTGAAAACAAATGCGAAGAGTGTGACGGTAAACTTGTATTCCGGGATGGTTGTGTGACATGTCCCGAATGCGGCTGGAGTAAATGTTCATAA
- the fusA gene encoding elongation factor G: protein MAIQKIRNIGIMAHIDAGKTTTTERILFYTGKSHRIGEVDDGSATMDWMEQEQNRGITIVSAATTCFWKDYQINIIDTPGHVDFTAEVERSLRVLDGAVAVFCAVGGVEPQSETVWHQADKYKVPRIAFINKMDRTGADFYEVIKEIEEKLKASPLPLQLPIGTEADYQGNIDLIKKKEIHWNPDNQGRSFEYRDIRPELKDLTDKWRENLVDKLSAYSDEITEFYLEGKEVPEELIHSVLRQETINQNILPVFVGSSLKNKGVQPVLDGVLSYLPAPEDLKDIEGLHVKKEETVILKRSINENPSGLIFKIQQDKEAGPLCFVRVYSGEFKSGTPVLNANKRKRERINRLLRMHSNNPEQISSVCAGDIAVVVGMKLAQTGDTICSEGFPVILENMIFPEPVISVAIEPKTMSDQDKLRSVLDTLQKEDPTFKVSENDETGQLIISGMGELHLDVLVTRITDDHKVKANVGKPQVSYRETITKTVSHNEVFNRILAGKENDADITLKIEPLSRGEGNKFTNAIPKNKLPAGMVEAVERGVLNAMQSGTLMGYATINVGVTLTDAQYYELTSSEMAFETAGALGFDSACRKAEPVLLEPIMEVDIMCPSEYVGDVISQITQRGGLVNSMESRPAYELVKAQAPLVKMFGYTTSLRSQTQGRGTFSMEFSHFSAKSK from the coding sequence ATGGCTATCCAGAAAATCAGAAATATAGGAATCATGGCACACATTGATGCCGGGAAAACGACTACAACAGAGCGTATCCTGTTTTATACAGGAAAGAGTCATAGGATCGGTGAGGTCGATGACGGCAGTGCTACCATGGACTGGATGGAACAGGAGCAGAACCGGGGAATCACTATTGTCTCAGCAGCTACTACCTGTTTCTGGAAAGATTACCAGATTAATATCATCGATACTCCCGGGCATGTAGACTTCACCGCCGAGGTTGAACGGTCTCTGCGTGTATTAGATGGCGCTGTAGCCGTTTTTTGCGCTGTCGGTGGTGTTGAACCTCAGTCAGAAACAGTTTGGCATCAGGCTGATAAATATAAGGTCCCCCGGATAGCCTTCATCAATAAAATGGATAGAACCGGAGCGGATTTTTATGAAGTTATTAAAGAAATAGAAGAAAAACTCAAGGCCTCTCCCCTGCCCCTTCAACTTCCCATTGGGACCGAGGCGGATTATCAGGGAAACATCGATCTTATAAAAAAGAAAGAAATCCACTGGAATCCAGACAATCAGGGAAGAAGCTTCGAGTATAGGGATATCAGACCGGAACTGAAAGATCTGACAGATAAGTGGCGTGAAAATTTGGTTGATAAACTTTCAGCATACTCTGATGAAATTACAGAATTTTATCTTGAAGGAAAAGAAGTCCCCGAAGAATTGATACACTCTGTTCTCAGGCAGGAAACAATCAACCAGAATATACTTCCCGTCTTTGTCGGTTCTTCTCTTAAAAATAAGGGAGTACAACCTGTTCTTGATGGTGTCCTTTCCTACCTGCCGGCACCTGAAGATCTCAAGGATATTGAGGGTCTTCATGTCAAAAAAGAAGAAACGGTCATACTGAAACGCTCCATTAATGAGAACCCTTCGGGTTTGATTTTTAAGATTCAGCAGGATAAGGAAGCCGGTCCTTTGTGTTTTGTCAGGGTCTATTCCGGAGAATTTAAATCGGGAACTCCCGTTTTAAATGCCAATAAAAGAAAAAGAGAGAGAATCAACCGCCTACTCCGTATGCATTCGAATAATCCTGAGCAGATCAGTTCTGTCTGTGCGGGAGACATTGCCGTCGTTGTGGGCATGAAGTTGGCACAAACCGGTGATACAATCTGCAGTGAGGGTTTTCCGGTGATTCTGGAGAACATGATTTTCCCTGAACCCGTAATCTCTGTGGCCATAGAGCCTAAAACCATGAGTGATCAGGACAAGCTGAGATCTGTTCTTGATACCCTGCAGAAAGAAGACCCCACCTTCAAGGTTTCTGAGAATGATGAAACCGGGCAGTTAATCATTTCCGGAATGGGTGAACTCCATCTGGATGTTCTTGTCACAAGGATTACAGATGACCATAAGGTCAAAGCCAATGTTGGAAAACCACAGGTTTCCTACCGTGAAACCATCACTAAAACCGTCAGTCATAACGAAGTTTTTAACCGTATCCTGGCCGGAAAAGAGAATGATGCAGACATTACCCTTAAAATAGAGCCTCTTTCCCGGGGGGAAGGAAATAAATTTACAAATGCCATCCCCAAAAACAAACTGCCCGCCGGAATGGTAGAAGCTGTAGAACGAGGTGTTCTGAACGCCATGCAGTCAGGAACACTAATGGGTTATGCCACCATCAATGTCGGGGTAACTCTTACAGATGCCCAGTACTATGAACTCACATCTTCTGAAATGGCTTTTGAAACAGCTGGAGCACTGGGCTTTGATAGTGCCTGCCGGAAAGCTGAGCCTGTCCTGCTGGAGCCGATTATGGAGGTCGATATTATGTGTCCTTCCGAGTATGTGGGTGATGTTATCAGTCAGATTACCCAAAGAGGCGGTCTGGTCAATTCCATGGAATCCAGGCCCGCCTACGAATTGGTAAAAGCTCAGGCTCCTCTGGTTAAAATGTTTGGGTATACCACCTCTCTGAGAAGCCAGACTCAGGGGCGGGGTACATTTTCAATGGAATTCTCTCATTTTTCCGCAAAATCGAAATAG